One part of the Oenanthe melanoleuca isolate GR-GAL-2019-014 chromosome 26, OMel1.0, whole genome shotgun sequence genome encodes these proteins:
- the ADIPOR1 gene encoding adiponectin receptor protein 1 produces MASRKAPAGAGSGLAAAGRERERERAHLELAELGPLLEEKGDQGPAGAASAEEPPCPAAREEEEEVVRVLTLPLQAHHAMEKMEEFVYKVWEGRWRVIPYDVLPDWLKDNDYLLHGHRPPMPSFRACFRSIFRIHTETGNIWTHLLGFVLFLCLGILTMLRPNMYFMAPLQEKVVFGMFFLGAVLCLSFSWLFHTVYCHSEKVSRTFSKLDYSGIALLIMGSFVPWLYYSFYCSPQPRLIYLSIVCVLGISAIIVAQWDRFATPKHRQTRAGVFLGLGLSGVVPTMHFTIAEGFVKATTVGQMGWFFLMAVMYITGAGLYAARIPERFFPGKFDIWFQSHQIFHVLVVAAAFVHFYGVSNLQEFRYGLEGGCTDDSLL; encoded by the exons GGGCTGGCGGCCGCcggccgggagcgggagcgggaacGGGCGCACCTGGAGCTCGCCGAGCTGGGGCCGCTCCTGGAGGAGAAAGGGGACCAAGGACCCGCCGGCGCGGCCAGC GCCGAGGAGCCGCCGTGCCCAGCAGCCcgcgaggaggaggaggaggtggtgcGGGTGCTGACCCTCCCCCTGCAGGCTCACCATGCCATGGAGAAGATGGAAGAGTTCGTGTACAAG gtgtgggaaGGACGCTGGCGCGTGATCCCGTACGATGTCCTGCCCGACTGGCTCAAGGACAACGATTACCTCCTGCACGGGCACCGGCCCCCCATGCCCTCCTTCCGCGCCTGCTTCCGCAGCATCTTCCGGATACACACCGAGACGGGCAACATCTGGACACATCTGCTGG GGTTTGTTCTGTTCCTCTGCCTGGGGATCCTGACCATGCTGCGTCCCAACATGTACTTTATGGCTCCTCTCCAAGAGAAAGTGGTGTTTGGAATGTTCTtcctgggagcagtgctgtgcctcagcttctcctggctTTTCCACACTGTCTACTGTCACTCGGAGAAGGTCTCGCGGACTTTTTCGAA gctggatTATTCAGGAATTGCACTGCTGATCATGGGGAGCTTCGTCCCGTGGCTCTACTACTCGTTCTACTGCTCCCCACAGCCAAGACTCATCTACCTCTCCATCGTCTGTGTCTTGGGTATCTCTGCCATCATTGTGGCACAGTGGGACCGATTTGCAACCCCCAAGCACAGGCAGACCAGAGCAG GCgtgttcctggggctgggactgagcGGGGTCGTGCCCACCATGCACTTCACCATCGCCGAGGGCTTTGTGAAGGCCACCACGGTGGGGCAGATGGGCTGGTTCTTCCTCATGGCTGTGATGTACATCACGGGCGCGGGGCTCTATGCTGCCCGCATCCCTGAGCGCTTCTTCCCGGGCAAGTTTGACATCTGG TTCCAGTCTCATCAGATCTTCCACGTGCTGGTGGTGGCTGCAGCCTTTGTCCACTTCTATGGGGTGTCCAACCTGCAGGAATTCCGTTACGGCCTGGAAGGGGGTTGCACAGATGACTCTCTCCTCTGA
- the TIMM17A gene encoding mitochondrial import inner membrane translocase subunit Tim17-A yields MEEYAREPCPWRIVDDCGGAFTMGAIGGGIFQAIKGFRNSPVGVNHRLRGSLTAIKTRAPQLGGSFAVWGGLFSMIDCSMVRMRGKEDPWNSITSGALTGAILAARNGPVAMVGSAAMGGILLALIEGAGILLTRFASTQFPNGPQLSEDPSQLQPPPFSDYRQYQ; encoded by the exons ATGGAGGAGTACGCTCGCGAGCCCTG tccCTGGAGGATAGTGGATGACTGTGGAGGGGCCTTCACCATGGGGGCCATAGGAGGGGGCATTTTCCAGGCTATCAAAGGCTTCCGAAATTCCCCAGTG GGTGTGAACCACCGTCTGCGGGGCAGTTTGACAGCCATTAAAACCAGAGCTCCACAGCTGGGAG GGAGCTTTGCTGTCTGGGGTGGTCTGTTCTCCATGATTGACTGCAGTATGGTCAGAATGAGAGGGAAGGAAGATCCCTGGAATTCCATCACGAGTGGAGCCCTGACTGGAGCCATTTTAGCTGCAAGAA acGGCCCTGTTGCCATGGTTGGATCTGCTGCCATGGGAGGAATTCTCCTGGCCCTGATTGAAGGAGCTGGAATTCTGCTGACGAGATTTGCCTCCACACAGTTCCCAAatg GCCCACAGTTGTCAGAggatccatcccagctccagccacccccGTTCAGTGACTACCGACAGTACCAATGA
- the LMOD1 gene encoding leiomodin-1, with translation MSKVAKYRRQVSEDPDIDNLLSTLSPEEMEELEKELDVVDADGSIPAERSQTNQSENSSPGPQNCDTALNHHDKDTRRLLQREHSIDESRLSKNKGDINQEEKGKESPSKDLAQKRDTKVGKDSKKEENAQKTDTEGKAETETKRKENNAMNDKVKAMEKKLMGKDRKEEEKGSVLKKDTEKGKKEEEKRSELKKDAGKDKKEEENSSYFKKKDAEKNKKEEEKISAAKEEKGKKQEEKDSVSKDTGGDKKEEKSSESKKQAEKDIRGEGKKENYKKDEEKASAVKKSKADEKDKSKADEKDKSQAGAEKAEKVEEKQEAKAGAGSSPPKPSSSSSTDQGKDDEASSIFDELIEKVKNNDPEVTEVNVNNSDCINNETLVRFTEALEFNTVVKVFALANTRADDHVAFAIAIMLKSNKVLTSINLDSNHITGKGILAIFRALLQNNTLTELRFHNQRHICGGKTEMEIAKLLKENTTLLKLGYHFELAGPRMTVTNLLSRNMDRQRQKRLQEQKLAQERGEKKDLLEVPKPGALPKGSPKGSPQPSPKASPKSSPKKGGAPTTPPPPPPPLAPPLMINENLKNSLSPATQRKLGDRALPVQEKNSRDQLLAAIRSSNLKQLKKVELPKLLQ, from the exons ATGTCCAAAGTGGCCAAATACCGGCGACAAGTTAGTGAAGATCCAGATATAGACAATTTATTGTCTACTTTGTCTccagaggagatggaggagctggaaaaggagctggatGTGGTGGATGCGGACGGGAGCATCCCTGCGGAGCGCAGTCAGACAAACCAATCAGAAAACTCCTCACCTGGCCCGCAAAACTGTGACACGGCGCTCAACCACCACGACAAGGACACCAGGAGGCTCCTGCAGCGGGAGCACTCGATAGAT GAAAGCAGGTTGAGCAAGAATAAGGGAGACAtaaatcaagaagaaaaaggaaaggaatctCCTTCCAAAGACCTGGCCCAGAAACGAGACACTAAAGTGGGGAAAGACtctaaaaaggaagaaaatgctcAGAAAACAGACACGGAAGGTAAAGCTGAGACTGAAACcaagagaaaagagaacaaTGCTATGAACGATAAAGTCAAGGCCATGGAGAAAAAGCTGATGGGGAAGgacaggaaggaggaagagaaaggtTCAGTGTTGAAGAAGGACACAGAAAAGGgcaaaaaggaggaagagaagagatCAGAGTTGAAGAAAGATGCAGGGAAGgataaaaaagaggaagagaacagctcatattttaaaaagaaggatgcagagaaaaataaaaaggaagaagagaagatCTCAGCAgcaaaggaggagaagggaaaaaagcaagaagaaaaggattCAGTATCAAAGGACACAGGGGGGGAcaaaaaggaggagaagagcTCAGAATCAAAGaaacaggcagaaaaagacATAAGAGGGGaaggtaagaaagaaaattataaaaaagatgaggaaaaggcttcAGCTGTGAAAAAATCCAAGGCAGATGAGAAGGATAAATCCAAGGCAGATGAGAAGGATAaatcccaggcaggagcagaaaaggcagaaaaggtggaggagaaacaggaagccaaggcaggagctgggagcagccctcCCAAgccttcctccagcagctccacagatCAAGGCAAGGACGATGAAGCCTCCAGCATCTTTGACGAGCTTATTGAGAAGGTGAAGAACAACGACCCTGAGGTGACCGAGGTCAACGTGAACAACTCCGACTGCATCAACAACGAGACCCTGGTGCGCTTCACCGAGGCCCTGGAGTTCAACACCGTGGTCAAGGTGTTTGCCCTGGCCAACACCCGAGCCGATGACCACGTGGCCTTCGCCATTGCCATAATGCTCAAGTCCAACAAGGTGCTGACAAGCATCAACTTGGACTCCAACCACATCACGGGCAAAGGCATCCTGGCCATTTTCCGGGCACTGCTGCAGAACAACACGCTGACGGAGCTGCGGTTCCACAACCAACGGCACATCTGTGGGGGAAAGACAGAGATGGAAATTGCCAAGCTCCTGAAGGAGAACACCACGCTCCTGAAGCTGGGCTACCACTTCGAGCTGGCTGGGCCACGCATGACTGTCACCAACCTGCTGAGCCGAAACATGGacaggcagaggcagaaacGCCTCCAGGAGCAGAAACTGGCGCAGGAACGGGGGGAGAAGAAAGACCTTCTGGAGGTGCCCAAGCCTGGAGCGCTGCCGAAGGGGTCCCCCAAGGGATCCCCGCAGCCATCCCCCAAGGCTTCCCCAAAAAGCTCTCCCAAGAAAGGGGGGGCACCCACCACGCCacccccacctcctcctccgCTCGCCCCACCACTGATGATCAACGAGAACCTCAAGAACTCGCTCTCGCCAGCCACACAGAGGAAGTTGGGAGACCGGGCGCTGCCAGTCCAGGAGAAGAACTCTCGGgaccagctcctggcagccaTTCGCTCCAGCAACCTCAAACAGCTCAAGAAG GTGGAGTTGCCGAAGCTGCTGCAGTAG